Proteins encoded in a region of the Oscillospiraceae bacterium MB24-C1 genome:
- a CDS encoding exonuclease domain-containing protein, translating to MRGKISGSASDILVLDVETPNLKNDSICSIGLVRIRDGVIEEPYYSLINPETYFNEKNIEIHGITKNDVRSAPLFPDLWKQFEEDFNSCILAAHNASFDLGVINKTLARYGLPLSSVNYLCTLEMSRFAFKGLSSYSLSTLCELTKIPLDHHNAKSDSLACANLLKIFIDSGMPIDRFISEYHFNKMPRQEYCCANPKESTKLLRELIDFLESACSEGQLSAQHIFALENWLRDNNALCGNYPFDRVCTIVSDVLADGRIDCDEIGIMTDLFQELCDPVAAVSTPCGQIDVTDKNIVLTGEFDFGERLKIEYILNSLGAKCQKSVNKATDYLVVGGQGSSAWCAGNYGTKVKKALEMQSKGSPIVIIRENEFFDAVGGLYGTVNA from the coding sequence ATGAGAGGTAAAATATCTGGTAGTGCTTCGGATATATTAGTTTTAGATGTTGAAACTCCGAACTTAAAGAATGACAGCATCTGTTCTATCGGGCTTGTGCGAATCCGCGATGGCGTAATTGAAGAACCATACTATTCACTAATCAACCCCGAAACTTATTTCAACGAAAAAAACATTGAAATTCACGGCATAACCAAAAATGACGTTCGATCTGCACCGCTGTTTCCAGACCTGTGGAAACAGTTTGAAGAAGATTTTAATTCCTGTATACTCGCAGCGCATAATGCATCATTTGATCTTGGTGTAATTAACAAAACTTTAGCGCGATATGGCTTGCCTCTTTCCTCTGTCAATTATCTTTGTACATTGGAAATGTCGCGTTTTGCGTTTAAGGGGCTTTCGAGCTACAGCTTGTCCACATTATGTGAGCTTACAAAAATCCCGCTCGATCATCATAATGCAAAAAGTGACAGCTTGGCGTGTGCAAACCTGCTTAAAATCTTTATAGACTCAGGTATGCCTATTGATAGATTTATTTCTGAATATCATTTTAACAAAATGCCAAGGCAAGAATATTGCTGTGCTAATCCAAAGGAAAGCACTAAACTGTTGCGCGAACTTATTGATTTTTTAGAATCTGCCTGCAGCGAAGGGCAATTGAGCGCACAGCATATTTTTGCACTTGAAAACTGGCTGAGAGATAACAATGCACTTTGCGGCAATTACCCGTTTGACAGAGTATGCACGATTGTTTCCGATGTCCTCGCCGATGGTCGGATTGATTGCGACGAAATCGGTATTATGACCGACCTGTTTCAAGAGCTATGCGATCCTGTCGCCGCAGTGTCGACCCCGTGCGGGCAGATAGATGTCACTGACAAAAATATTGTGCTGACTGGTGAATTTGATTTTGGCGAGCGATTGAAGATAGAATATATCTTGAACAGTTTAGGCGCTAAATGCCAAAAGTCCGTTAATAAAGCAACTGACTATCTCGTGGTAGGCGGTCAAGGGAGTTCTGCTTGGTGTGCCGGTAATTATGGCACCAAAGTGAAAAAAGCACTTGAAATGCAAAGCAAGGGTTCCCCTATTGTGATTATCAGAGAAAACGAATTTTTTGATGCTGTTGGAGGATTGTATGGAACAGTTAATGCTTGA
- a CDS encoding recombinase family protein, with the protein MAKTETSIINENDTTMNVVLYLRYSSEKQSEQSIEGQDRICRAFCERMGYTVVGTYIDRALSASKHTEKRAEFQRMIKESDKHKWSGVVVYKLDRFARDRYDSATYKARLKRNGVRVISATENISDNPEGIILEAVLEGMAEFYSKELSQKVTRGMTQSALKGNSTGGSIPLGYKIQDKKYVIDPLGEKIVKEAFELYAAGESVASICETFNNRGYRNNRGGLFNKNSFHRMFSNQKYIGNFTYKDIVTEGAVPSIIDRELFDKVQRRLKGSKGEVMKKRKVMDYQLTGKLFCGLCQSPMVGDSGTDSRGNRHYYYTCSSKKRFKNCGKKSIRKDAIEMAIASEIKTMLTDENINFIADVAIAEIEKDRQNDTLVDSVKQKLQETESGISNIMKAIEMGAVSPTLAERLNALEAEKKAYTIELSKEESRFPVFSKEHIVYWLSQFKDGSVDDEEYRRFLIDLLLNAAYVFDDPDGGYHLTLAFNLVKEKTAAISLSEISQAVMKCSDNVTCGSPKGTPLGVPFLVPKSYSNHVFKI; encoded by the coding sequence ATGGCCAAAACCGAAACGTCTATCATTAACGAAAACGACACGACCATGAATGTCGTACTTTATTTGCGTTATTCCTCTGAAAAACAGTCCGAGCAATCCATCGAGGGACAGGATCGCATTTGCCGCGCTTTTTGCGAGCGCATGGGATATACTGTCGTCGGAACCTATATTGACCGCGCACTGTCGGCCTCAAAGCATACCGAAAAGCGGGCTGAATTTCAGCGGATGATAAAGGAATCTGATAAGCACAAATGGTCGGGCGTCGTTGTTTATAAGCTTGACCGCTTTGCCCGTGACCGTTACGATAGCGCCACCTACAAGGCTAGACTAAAACGAAATGGTGTGCGCGTAATCTCAGCAACCGAAAATATTAGCGATAATCCAGAGGGCATTATTCTGGAGGCTGTGCTGGAAGGTATGGCCGAATTTTATTCCAAAGAGCTTTCACAGAAAGTCACTCGCGGAATGACACAATCAGCGTTAAAAGGCAATTCGACCGGCGGCAGCATTCCTCTCGGCTATAAAATTCAAGATAAGAAATATGTTATCGACCCGCTCGGTGAAAAGATTGTAAAAGAAGCTTTTGAGCTTTATGCCGCTGGTGAATCCGTTGCATCCATTTGCGAAACCTTTAATAACCGAGGATATCGCAATAATAGGGGTGGTCTGTTCAATAAAAACAGCTTTCACCGCATGTTTTCAAACCAAAAATATATCGGAAATTTCACTTATAAAGATATAGTGACCGAGGGCGCTGTACCAAGCATTATTGATAGAGAATTATTTGATAAGGTTCAGCGTAGGCTAAAAGGCAGCAAGGGAGAGGTTATGAAAAAGCGAAAGGTCATGGACTATCAGCTCACCGGCAAGCTTTTTTGCGGCCTGTGTCAAAGTCCTATGGTCGGCGATTCCGGCACAGATTCCCGAGGCAACCGTCATTATTACTATACCTGCAGCAGTAAAAAGCGTTTTAAAAATTGCGGTAAAAAGTCTATCAGAAAAGACGCTATTGAAATGGCCATCGCTTCTGAAATTAAAACCATGTTGACGGACGAGAATATTAATTTCATTGCTGATGTTGCCATCGCTGAAATAGAAAAAGACCGGCAAAATGATACCCTTGTGGATTCTGTAAAACAAAAATTACAGGAAACTGAAAGCGGCATATCCAATATAATGAAAGCTATTGAAATGGGGGCCGTTTCCCCCACTCTTGCCGAACGGCTTAACGCCTTAGAGGCAGAAAAGAAAGCCTATACCATTGAACTGTCAAAAGAAGAATCACGCTTCCCTGTTTTTAGCAAAGAGCATATTGTATATTGGCTTTCGCAGTTTAAGGACGGCTCTGTAGACGATGAAGAGTATCGGCGCTTTTTAATTGATCTGCTTCTTAATGCCGCGTATGTGTTTGATGATCCTGATGGCGGCTATCACTTGACGCTCGCCTTTAATTTGGTAAAAGAAAAAACCGCTGCAATATCCCTTTCTGAGATATCGCAGGCGGTAATGAAATGTTCGGATAACGTGACATGTGGCTCACCAAAAGGCACTCCGTTAGGAGTGCCTTTTCTCGTGCCAAAATCTTATTCTAATCACGTTTTCAAGATTTAA
- a CDS encoding TRAP transporter permease has product MANKIPDNKNIDNADEIIDIPADGQLNEKQQKLIESLDKESATRKLSGGLGKALYLLAVLVSLYHLYTAAFGPPLTLKHRSLHVAMMLAMTFIMYPISSKSKYKRTVAWYDWVLFALSFAAPIYIWTQFIGVVERAGKPNQIDLIMATLLVVLVLEAARRCGGWALPVLSLVFISYGLWGRNLPGMFAHRGYTWAALSNHFFANTEGIYGTSVNVASSYIFLFILFGAVMNKSGMGKFFNDISLALAGHTKGGPAKVSVIASGLLGSINGSAVANVVTTGAFTIPLMKRTGYSAEFSGAVESSASVGGQLLPPVMGAAAFIMAEMLGVKYSEIIVCAAVPALLYYTGILVQVQLRASKNGLMGIPKEKLPKTGIIMKEQGHLIIPIIFLLFMLFFSGTTVIYSAFYTIIVTVLVSFLRKSTRMSGKDIVDSLAEGAKATVAVAIACACVGIIIGVSSKTGFGLNMANAIIALGGKSLFFTLVFSMITCMILGMGLPSIPAYIITATIAAPALAQLGISEIAAHLFAFYFAMFANITPPVALAAFAAAGLSGGNAVKTGVQSVKLSIAGFIVPYMFVYSPELLLRETTFLGGLWVTAAACIGVFMIGTAAEGYLFTKINLVLRMVLFVGALFLINSSFITDIIGFVVLIGILIVQKIISRPRTAT; this is encoded by the coding sequence GTGGCAAATAAAATCCCTGATAATAAAAACATAGATAACGCCGACGAGATTATAGACATCCCAGCCGATGGGCAGCTTAATGAAAAACAGCAGAAGCTTATCGAATCCCTTGATAAGGAGTCTGCGACCAGAAAGCTTAGCGGCGGTCTTGGCAAGGCGCTTTACTTGCTGGCGGTGCTTGTCTCGCTTTATCATCTTTATACGGCGGCCTTTGGCCCGCCCCTGACCCTCAAGCACCGCTCACTACATGTCGCAATGATGCTGGCTATGACCTTTATCATGTATCCTATTTCCTCAAAGTCGAAATATAAAAGAACCGTTGCCTGGTACGACTGGGTTTTGTTTGCACTCTCCTTTGCTGCGCCAATTTATATCTGGACGCAGTTTATCGGCGTGGTTGAACGCGCAGGTAAGCCTAATCAAATAGACTTGATTATGGCGACCCTGCTCGTTGTGCTGGTGTTGGAAGCAGCTCGGCGCTGCGGCGGTTGGGCGCTGCCGGTATTGAGTCTGGTTTTTATTTCCTATGGGTTATGGGGACGAAACCTGCCGGGAATGTTCGCGCATCGCGGTTATACATGGGCGGCACTTTCCAACCATTTCTTTGCCAACACCGAGGGTATTTACGGTACATCTGTTAACGTTGCTTCAAGCTATATCTTTCTCTTTATCCTGTTTGGTGCCGTTATGAACAAGTCGGGTATGGGTAAATTTTTCAATGACATTTCCCTCGCGCTTGCTGGGCATACCAAGGGTGGCCCTGCCAAGGTATCAGTTATTGCCTCCGGTCTGTTGGGGTCGATTAACGGCTCAGCGGTTGCCAATGTTGTGACTACCGGTGCTTTTACCATCCCGCTGATGAAAAGAACCGGCTATTCGGCTGAGTTTTCCGGTGCTGTTGAATCTTCGGCTTCGGTTGGCGGTCAGCTTCTACCGCCTGTCATGGGTGCCGCAGCATTTATAATGGCTGAAATGCTGGGCGTCAAATATTCAGAAATTATCGTTTGTGCAGCTGTTCCTGCACTGCTTTATTACACTGGCATTCTGGTGCAGGTTCAGCTTCGTGCGTCGAAGAACGGGCTTATGGGTATCCCTAAGGAAAAGCTGCCCAAGACCGGGATTATCATGAAGGAGCAGGGACACCTGATAATTCCGATCATCTTCCTTCTGTTTATGCTATTTTTCTCCGGCACTACCGTTATCTATTCGGCGTTTTACACCATCATTGTTACTGTACTGGTATCGTTCCTAAGAAAATCCACCCGTATGAGTGGTAAGGACATTGTCGATTCCTTGGCCGAGGGCGCTAAGGCCACTGTGGCTGTAGCAATTGCATGCGCCTGCGTCGGCATCATCATAGGCGTTTCTTCCAAGACTGGCTTTGGATTGAACATGGCGAACGCTATTATCGCGCTTGGCGGCAAGAGCCTATTCTTTACACTGGTTTTCTCGATGATTACCTGTATGATTCTTGGCATGGGCCTGCCTTCCATTCCTGCATATATTATCACTGCAACCATTGCGGCACCTGCACTGGCTCAGCTTGGCATTTCAGAAATCGCGGCGCATCTGTTTGCGTTCTACTTTGCTATGTTTGCAAATATTACGCCTCCTGTCGCGCTTGCTGCGTTTGCGGCTGCAGGACTTTCGGGCGGCAATGCCGTCAAAACCGGTGTACAGTCTGTGAAGCTTTCTATTGCGGGTTTTATCGTACCGTATATGTTTGTGTATTCACCCGAACTGCTGCTTAGGGAAACCACATTCCTGGGTGGTCTCTGGGTGACCGCTGCAGCATGCATTGGTGTCTTTATGATCGGTACTGCGGCGGAAGGGTATCTCTTTACAAAAATTAATCTCGTATTGCGCATGGTACTGTTTGTCGGCGCGCTGTTCCTGATTAATAGCAGTTTTATCACCGATATTATCGGCTTTGTCGTACTGATCGGTATTCTAATTGTTCAAAAAATTATTTCGCGGCCTCGGACAGCAACCTAA
- a CDS encoding DUF1850 domain-containing protein, with translation MSHIKEGKPFHNVRRKRFGVFSVALIILLLISVFLGCSWASETVLRISDWKTGEVYIEVPAKAGDNLFFGWVHSLEKIPWNEHYHIATDNILVLDTISFPAFGAGIPENKGKTCRIENGLIYMDEIGQEFDEFVWINSHFAVRDIKLNETLITSGEQLPEHTRLRLVIERRFFSGK, from the coding sequence ATGAGCCACATTAAAGAGGGAAAACCCTTTCATAATGTACGGAGAAAACGCTTCGGTGTTTTCTCCGTTGCATTAATTATTTTGTTATTAATTAGCGTGTTTTTGGGGTGTAGTTGGGCCTCTGAGACTGTTTTGAGGATATCTGACTGGAAAACAGGGGAAGTGTATATCGAGGTACCTGCTAAAGCGGGTGATAATCTTTTTTTTGGGTGGGTGCACTCGCTTGAGAAAATACCTTGGAATGAACATTACCACATTGCAACCGACAACATATTGGTTCTAGACACCATCAGTTTTCCGGCTTTTGGCGCAGGTATTCCCGAGAACAAGGGCAAGACCTGCAGGATTGAAAATGGGCTGATTTATATGGACGAAATTGGGCAGGAATTTGACGAATTTGTTTGGATTAATTCGCACTTCGCCGTCCGCGACATCAAGCTTAACGAAACACTGATCACAAGCGGCGAGCAGTTGCCGGAGCATACCCGACTTAGACTCGTAATCGAAAGGAGATTTTTTAGTGGCAAATAA
- a CDS encoding TAXI family TRAP transporter solute-binding subunit: MKKLLTLALVLMLVTVLASCGGTSSAPASSSAATSESAGASSAPTVDRNKEFITVLTGPTSGIYFPIGGAFSKVLGDIGYKTSATATGATAENINAILTGQGELAIAMSDSVIQAVEAFGAYEGKEPATDLRAMMGLWPNVCQIVTTADSGIKKFEDMKGKKVGVGAPNSGVELNARMMFEAHGMTYDDCKVDYLSYGEAIDQMKNGQCDVAFVTSGLGNATIKELGVTKEIVFVPVEGEALKNLVDKYPFYVEWTIPKDVYGTKEDTTTAAVMNIMLVSKDVSDDVVYDMLENFYSEKGLETISASHATAKKEIKIENALRGLKGTSVQLHPGAIKFYTDKGIAIS, from the coding sequence ATGAAAAAATTACTCACTTTAGCACTTGTACTGATGCTCGTTACCGTGTTGGCATCCTGTGGTGGAACCTCTTCTGCACCTGCTTCGTCGTCTGCTGCAACTTCGGAATCTGCCGGTGCTTCTTCAGCGCCCACAGTCGATAGAAACAAGGAGTTTATCACGGTGCTCACCGGCCCGACCAGCGGCATTTATTTCCCGATAGGCGGCGCCTTTTCCAAGGTGCTCGGCGATATTGGCTACAAGACATCTGCAACCGCAACTGGCGCAACAGCCGAGAACATTAACGCTATTCTCACCGGACAGGGAGAATTGGCCATTGCCATGAGCGACTCGGTTATCCAGGCTGTCGAAGCTTTTGGCGCATATGAGGGGAAGGAACCGGCCACCGATCTACGCGCAATGATGGGTCTATGGCCGAATGTTTGCCAGATCGTTACCACTGCTGATTCCGGTATCAAGAAGTTTGAAGATATGAAGGGCAAGAAGGTTGGCGTTGGCGCACCCAACTCCGGCGTTGAACTCAATGCCAGAATGATGTTTGAAGCACACGGTATGACCTATGACGACTGCAAGGTCGACTACCTGTCTTACGGAGAAGCAATTGACCAGATGAAAAATGGTCAGTGTGATGTCGCGTTTGTTACCTCTGGCCTTGGCAACGCCACCATCAAGGAACTTGGCGTCACCAAGGAGATCGTTTTTGTCCCCGTTGAAGGCGAAGCGCTCAAGAACCTGGTTGACAAATACCCCTTCTATGTTGAGTGGACCATTCCGAAGGATGTTTATGGCACAAAGGAAGACACCACCACTGCCGCGGTTATGAACATTATGCTTGTTTCAAAGGATGTGTCCGACGACGTTGTTTATGACATGCTTGAGAATTTCTATTCCGAAAAGGGGCTCGAAACTATTAGCGCATCCCACGCCACCGCCAAGAAAGAAATTAAGATTGAAAATGCGCTGCGTGGCCTGAAGGGTACCTCTGTACAACTTCATCCCGGCGCCATCAAATTCTATACCGATAAAGGCATTGCCATCAGCTAA
- a CDS encoding methyl-accepting chemotaxis protein: MKINLRTKRKKTRINIHDMKISTRLKFGFVAVILLEIIIGSLGIFGMYKISTEDKSLYEQQTKPLVYVSKMVETVQRMRAEVSYAIINNMNHSELVGVENRVTEYNQVYLENQQNFLNSMSPEANADIINEAAEIYASSFYPEYEEALTLIFNRDVQGAKINLVVGTRAADKLTDLLNQCFEQSNQDALEKSNSNQWLFVLLSLVLLGVIGLAVLISIVLCSSIPKAIGKPLKELVDVADHFAHGKLDKTIEYESKNEMGQLAASLRSAFSNLQSIVGEISGYLVRISEGDLSVPLLQNYDGDFAPISASVNRILDSQNTLFEVVQNSAMQVNSGSGQVSDGAQMLAQGATEQAGSIEELTASAMKISDEVNYNTDRVNQMSSHISETTAQVTQCNEQMQQMLLAMDEIKMSSDEISKIIKVIDGVAFQTNILALNAAVEAARAGEAGKGFSVVADEVRMLSAKAAEAAKQTADLIAGSIDKVAAGSKIADNTAGTLGEISTRMEDINGAVAQIKQASEKQSTAISEISLGVEQVSKVIQSSSATAEESAAASEELSAQAEMLMKEVSKFKLRAVEQQYV, translated from the coding sequence ATGAAGATCAACCTAAGGACAAAAAGAAAGAAAACTCGTATCAATATCCATGATATGAAAATTTCGACTCGGCTTAAATTTGGCTTTGTAGCTGTGATTTTGCTTGAAATCATTATTGGCAGTCTTGGTATCTTTGGTATGTACAAAATCAGTACAGAGGATAAGTCTTTGTACGAGCAGCAAACAAAGCCACTGGTATATGTTTCAAAAATGGTCGAAACGGTCCAGCGTATGCGGGCCGAGGTCAGTTATGCCATTATTAATAATATGAACCACTCAGAGTTAGTTGGCGTTGAGAATCGGGTAACAGAATATAATCAGGTATACTTGGAAAATCAGCAAAATTTCCTGAATTCTATGAGCCCCGAAGCAAACGCTGACATTATAAATGAGGCAGCCGAAATTTATGCTTCTTCTTTTTACCCCGAGTATGAAGAAGCATTGACGCTCATTTTTAATAGGGATGTTCAGGGCGCAAAGATAAATCTGGTGGTAGGGACGAGAGCTGCAGATAAATTGACTGATCTTCTAAACCAGTGTTTTGAGCAAAGCAACCAAGACGCGCTGGAAAAGAGCAATTCTAATCAGTGGTTATTCGTGCTGCTTTCTTTGGTGTTGTTGGGCGTAATAGGTTTAGCGGTGCTGATCTCGATCGTATTGTGCAGCAGTATTCCCAAGGCTATCGGCAAGCCGCTCAAGGAGCTGGTTGACGTTGCTGATCATTTTGCCCACGGCAAGCTCGATAAGACGATTGAATATGAATCTAAAAATGAGATGGGTCAGCTTGCGGCCTCGCTTCGTTCGGCATTTTCCAACTTGCAGAGCATTGTTGGTGAAATATCCGGTTATCTGGTTAGAATTTCAGAAGGCGATCTATCTGTACCTTTGTTGCAAAACTACGATGGGGATTTTGCGCCAATCTCTGCCTCTGTTAATAGAATATTAGATTCGCAGAATACACTTTTCGAGGTTGTTCAGAATTCGGCCATGCAGGTTAACAGCGGTTCGGGGCAGGTCTCGGATGGTGCGCAAATGCTTGCACAGGGTGCGACTGAGCAAGCAGGTTCAATTGAAGAGTTAACGGCGTCAGCAATGAAGATTTCTGATGAGGTCAACTATAATACCGACCGTGTCAATCAGATGTCCAGCCACATTTCTGAGACAACTGCGCAGGTCACACAGTGCAATGAGCAGATGCAGCAAATGTTACTGGCGATGGATGAGATCAAGATGTCGTCGGACGAAATTTCTAAAATTATCAAGGTTATTGATGGTGTCGCCTTCCAGACAAATATTCTGGCGCTCAATGCCGCGGTTGAAGCAGCGAGAGCGGGGGAGGCTGGAAAGGGCTTTTCGGTTGTAGCTGACGAGGTTCGCATGCTTTCCGCAAAGGCAGCTGAAGCGGCAAAACAAACGGCCGATCTCATTGCCGGTTCTATAGACAAAGTGGCGGCTGGATCAAAAATTGCAGATAACACAGCGGGCACCCTTGGCGAGATATCCACACGGATGGAAGATATCAATGGTGCGGTGGCCCAGATTAAGCAGGCGTCTGAGAAACAATCCACAGCAATCTCTGAAATTTCGCTAGGCGTCGAACAGGTTTCAAAGGTAATTCAGAGTAGCTCTGCAACCGCAGAGGAAAGTGCGGCGGCCAGCGAAGAACTTTCGGCTCAGGCAGAGATGCTTATGAAAGAGGTATCCAAATTTAAATTGCGCGCGGTTGAGCAACAATATGTTTAA
- a CDS encoding DAK2 domain-containing protein yields the protein MIQGKVLRDAIISGANHIANNRQKVDALNVFPVPDGDTGTNMSMTISAAKRELERLDDDTTVEEVSKTAASALLRGARGNSGVILSLLFRGFSKGLTGKKSAAADDIANALTLGVEAAYKAVMKPTEGTILTVSRAAAETAREAAASFGGDVVGLWDQITEAASQMLDKTPDMLPVLKKAGVVDAGGKGFLVVLEGMQSVIKSGVIIPLDGDTGRAAASSEAAGAVIFRDEHGFEGEITFTYCTEFIVLRKETDQNALALRAFLETIGDCVVVVEDEEIIKVHVHTDHPGKALEEALTFGMLTNLKIENMREQFAAGVSNAQKTAQAEAKKADGTFDYQPVDPQRDFGFVAVAAGDGMRQLFMDLGTDNVVSGGQTMNPSTDDILSAIHATPAKTVFVLPNNKNIIMAAEQAIKLADRHVMVLQTKTVPQGLSAMLAFDPGSDGESNFIEMSKTAERVGTGQITFAARDSDFDGHKIKEGEILAIENGKLAFVEKDLIKAAGKLAKSLIKKQSDCAFVTIIYGADATEEQAKQIENIIHAKYGDVEVTLVNGGQPVYYFIISAE from the coding sequence TTGATACAGGGAAAAGTGCTTCGTGATGCGATCATTTCGGGCGCAAATCACATTGCAAACAACCGGCAAAAGGTGGATGCACTCAACGTGTTTCCGGTGCCGGATGGCGATACCGGCACCAATATGTCTATGACCATTTCGGCCGCCAAGCGCGAACTTGAGCGGCTTGATGACGATACCACCGTTGAAGAGGTTTCGAAGACTGCTGCCTCCGCATTGTTGCGCGGTGCACGCGGTAACTCAGGCGTTATTCTGTCACTGCTGTTTCGTGGGTTCTCAAAAGGGCTTACGGGTAAAAAGTCCGCTGCGGCCGACGATATTGCCAATGCGTTGACACTAGGTGTTGAAGCCGCCTACAAAGCGGTGATGAAGCCGACCGAAGGCACGATTCTCACCGTGTCGCGCGCTGCGGCTGAAACTGCCCGGGAGGCCGCCGCCAGCTTTGGCGGGGATGTTGTAGGCTTGTGGGATCAAATTACCGAGGCAGCGTCGCAGATGCTCGATAAGACTCCCGACATGCTGCCGGTACTTAAAAAGGCCGGCGTTGTAGACGCGGGCGGAAAGGGTTTTCTCGTCGTGCTTGAGGGCATGCAGTCGGTGATTAAAAGTGGTGTAATTATACCGCTGGATGGCGACACAGGCCGCGCCGCTGCGTCGTCTGAGGCGGCGGGTGCAGTCATCTTCAGGGATGAGCATGGTTTTGAGGGCGAGATTACATTTACCTATTGTACCGAATTTATTGTGTTGCGCAAAGAGACCGATCAGAACGCGCTCGCGCTGCGCGCTTTTCTTGAAACAATTGGCGACTGCGTCGTTGTTGTGGAGGATGAAGAAATCATCAAAGTGCATGTGCACACCGACCATCCGGGCAAGGCGTTAGAAGAAGCGCTTACCTTTGGCATGCTGACCAACCTTAAAATTGAGAACATGCGTGAACAGTTTGCCGCGGGCGTTTCAAACGCGCAGAAGACCGCGCAGGCAGAGGCGAAGAAAGCGGACGGCACATTTGATTACCAGCCTGTGGACCCTCAGCGTGACTTTGGCTTTGTAGCGGTGGCAGCCGGCGATGGCATGCGCCAACTATTTATGGATCTCGGAACGGACAATGTGGTGTCCGGCGGACAGACTATGAATCCTTCAACCGACGATATTCTTTCTGCTATTCATGCGACACCTGCAAAAACAGTGTTTGTTTTGCCAAATAACAAAAATATTATTATGGCAGCAGAACAAGCCATTAAGCTGGCCGACCGACATGTGATGGTACTGCAGACTAAGACAGTGCCTCAGGGCCTTTCGGCGATGTTGGCGTTTGACCCAGGCAGCGACGGTGAAAGCAATTTTATCGAGATGAGCAAAACTGCCGAGCGGGTCGGTACAGGTCAGATCACCTTTGCTGCGCGTGACAGCGATTTTGACGGGCATAAGATCAAAGAGGGCGAAATTCTCGCGATTGAAAATGGGAAACTTGCCTTTGTCGAAAAAGATTTAATTAAGGCCGCCGGAAAGCTGGCGAAATCTTTAATTAAAAAACAGAGTGATTGTGCTTTTGTCACCATTATTTATGGTGCTGACGCGACCGAAGAGCAGGCCAAACAGATCGAGAATATAATCCACGCTAAATATGGCGATGTTGAGGTCACTCTTGTCAATGGGGGGCAGCCGGTCTATTACTTTATTATTTCTGCTGAATAA
- a CDS encoding Asp23/Gls24 family envelope stress response protein: MIRVENRLGTVEISTNFFAELVSHAASSCFGVSGMVVSGASQGLRQMTGAELPDKGVQVSAKDGALIVDLHIEVAYGVNIAAVVRSIVSEVRYAVEDITGFKVTRVNVFVDAMKCE; the protein is encoded by the coding sequence ATGATCCGAGTAGAAAATAGATTGGGAACGGTTGAAATTTCCACAAATTTTTTCGCCGAACTCGTCAGTCATGCCGCTTCAAGCTGTTTTGGCGTCTCTGGTATGGTGGTCTCCGGCGCGTCTCAGGGACTGCGGCAGATGACCGGTGCCGAGCTTCCGGATAAGGGTGTGCAGGTCAGTGCCAAAGACGGTGCCCTGATTGTCGATTTGCATATCGAAGTTGCTTATGGTGTGAACATTGCCGCGGTTGTACGCAGCATCGTTTCGGAAGTTCGTTATGCCGTCGAGGATATTACGGGATTCAAGGTGACCCGCGTCAACGTTTTTGTCGATGCGATGAAATGCGAATAA